The Opitutaceae bacterium genome has a window encoding:
- the araD gene encoding L-ribulose-5-phosphate 4-epimerase AraD translates to MLEELKREAFEANLLLPRLGLINLTFGNASALDRKRGIFAIKPSGVDYDVLKVGDMVLVDLDGKVVEGTMNPSSDTPTHRRLYLGFDSIGGVVHTHSSGATAFAQAGRAVPIFGTTHADYFYGEIPVTRKMTAEEISGAYEWETGNVILERFKDIDPLDRPAVLVNRHGPFTWGPTVAKAVEVAVAAECCADLARMSLQLAPDLTEIEPELLNKHFKRKHGPGAYYGQKG, encoded by the coding sequence ATGCTTGAAGAACTGAAACGCGAAGCCTTCGAAGCCAACCTGCTCCTGCCCAGGCTGGGGCTGATCAACCTGACCTTCGGCAATGCCAGCGCGCTTGATCGAAAACGCGGCATCTTTGCGATCAAGCCGAGCGGGGTCGACTACGACGTGCTCAAGGTCGGGGACATGGTCCTGGTCGATCTGGATGGCAAGGTGGTCGAGGGCACGATGAATCCGTCCTCCGACACCCCGACCCACCGCCGCCTCTACCTCGGGTTCGACTCGATCGGCGGAGTGGTTCACACCCATTCCTCCGGCGCCACCGCCTTCGCCCAGGCCGGACGCGCCGTGCCCATCTTCGGGACGACCCACGCCGACTATTTCTACGGGGAGATCCCGGTTACCCGGAAGATGACGGCGGAGGAGATCTCCGGCGCCTACGAGTGGGAGACGGGCAATGTCATTCTCGAGCGTTTCAAGGACATCGATCCACTCGACCGGCCGGCCGTGCTGGTCAACCGTCACGGCCCCTTCACCTGGGGACCGACCGTGGCCAAGGCGGTCGAGGTGGCGGTGGCGGCCGAATGCTGCGCCGACCTGGCCCGGATGTCCCTCCAGCTTGCGCCCGACCTGACCGAGATCGAGCCCGAGCTGCTGAACAAGCACTTCAAGCGCAAGCACGGCCCCGGTGCCTATTACGGCCAGAAGGGTTGA